A section of the Drosophila suzukii unplaced genomic scaffold, CBGP_Dsuzu_IsoJpt1.0 scf_11, whole genome shotgun sequence genome encodes:
- the LOC139354620 gene encoding kelch-like protein diablo — MESEEFLLLPVGQLVDIICSDELNVRSEEQVFNAVMSWLKYNVAERRQHLAQVLQHVRLPLLSPKFLVGTVGSDLLVRSDEACRDLVDEAKNYLLLPQERPLMQGPRTRARNPTRRGEVLFAVGGLCSDDAIASVERFDPQTNDWKMIAPMSKRRCGVGVAVLNDLLYAVGGHDGQSYLNSIERYDPQTNQWSCDVAPTTSCRTSVGVAVLDGFLYAVGGQDGVQCFNHVERYDPKENKWSKVAPMTTRRLGVAVAVLGGYLYAIGGSDGQRPLNTVERYDPRHNKWVAVSPMSTRSKHLGCAVFNNYIYAVGGRYDSMELSSAERYNPLTNTWSPIVAMTSRRSGVGLAVVNGQLYAVGGFDGSAYLKTIEVYDPETNQWRLCGCMNYSRLGGGVGVMRAPQTENYM; from the coding sequence ATGGAGAGCGAGGAGTTTCTGCTGCTGCCCGTCGGCCAGTTGGTGGACATCATCTGCAGCGACGAACTGAACGTGCGCTCGGAGGAGCAGGTCTTCAACGCTGTCATGTCCTGGCTCAAGTACAATGTCGCCGAGCGGCGACAGCACCTAGCACAGGTACTACaacatgtccgtctgcctcTACTCTCCCCAAAGTTCCTGGTGGGCACGGTGGGCTCTGATCTCCTGGTCCGCAGCGACGAGGCCTGCCGGGATCTGGTGGACGAGGCCAAGAACTATCTGCTGCTTCCGCAGGAGCGACCGCTGATGCAGGGTCCGCGCACCAGAGCTCGCAATCCGACCCGACGAGGTGAAGTGCTGTTTGCCGTGGGTGGCTTGTGCTCCGACGATGCCATAGCCTCCGTGGAGCGCTTCGATCCGCAGACAAATGACTGGAAAATGATCGCTCCTATGAGCAAGCGGCGCTGCGGAGTCGGCGTGGCCGTGTTGAATGATTTGCTGTATGCAGTGGGCGGTCACGACGGCCAGAGCTATCTAAACAGCATCGAGCGGTATGATCCGCAAACCAATCAGTGGTCCTGCGACGTGGCGCCTACCACTTCCTGCCGCACCAgcgtgggcgtggccgtgCTCGACGGCTTTCTGTATGCGGTTGGTGGCCAGGATGGCGTTCAGTGCTTCAATCATGTGGAGCGGTACGACCCCAAGGAGAACAAATGGTCAAAGGTGGCCCCGATGACCACACGACGGCTGGGTGTGGCGGTAGCTGTCCTTGGAGGATACCTATATGCAATTGGTGGCTCCGATGGACAACGTCCGTTGAACACTGTTGAGCGATACGATCCCAGACACAACAAATGGGTGGCCGTCAGTCCAATGTCCACGCGAAGCAAGCACCTGGGCTGCGCTGTCTTCAACAACTACATTTACGCCGTCGGCGGACGGTACGATAGCATGGAGCTCTCGTCCGCCGAGCGCTACAATCCACTGACCAACACCTGGAGCCCCATCGTGGCCATGACCTCTCGTCGCAGTGGGGTTGGCCTGGCCGTCGTGAATGGACAGCTGTATGCGGTGGGCGGTTTTGATGGGTCCGCCTATTTGAAAACCATCGAGGTCTACGACCCAGAGACGAACCAATGGCGTTTGTGCGGCTGCATGAACTACAGCCGACTGGGCGGCGGCGTGGGCGTTATGCGGGCCCCCCAGACTGAGAACTATATGTGA